The segment tattttgaattgtctctggggatcaataaagctGTATAAAAAAGCTTTTGAGCCACCCAATACAAGTTGTACTGTAGCAATTTCAGAAATAGtacatttgtaaacaagaaattttctttaacaataataactCTTCATCAGACAACCCATTCACTTTCTTCATCAGATTAAATATTGGGAAATATATGAAAACCTGAGCTTTTAGCTCTGATAATGCAGAAAATCTGAAATACTACAAATAGCATTAAGAATATGAGCATATGCTTCACAAGATCAACACAACTGTCTCTCCAAAAATCTGAAACACCAAACTTTGCATGCAGCATTGGGAAACATATAACAAACTAGACCGACAGCTCaatgttgctttttaaaaaagtgcctTATTTACAACTACACTAACATTAGTCTATTTGCATGTCTTTATTGCTAGTACACGCACTATGTTTTATTACATAATGATAATTTTCATGGCAAAAGCTTCTGCTTGTTCTCCTTAATCATATAAGGAATTAGTATAGTACTATTGTGAATGACACAGTGGATACAGCATTTTCTGTATCATTTACACTAATCTCTttgaaaaaactaaaatattcatATGCATTGGGCATTcaacaagtaattaaaaaaaccaactaaatcAGGAGGAAGTTTTACTGGTGGATAAACTTCTACTATCAGGGTAAGAAAACACAGGACAACACCAATCTCTGTTCTAGGATTAGAGAACTGATCCTCATAAAGACTGAGGACTCTTTTATCTATAGTACTATGTCTAGTATAGTTCATGCATGCCTTTGTTCTAAAATACTGAAATTATTTCAATTTGGTTatataaaaatctgaaaataaaaaaggcaaaacatCAGAATTGTCAGCCTAACAGTTTTAAATTGGAATGTAACAAGATAATCAGTGTAACTACTGACTAtttgaaagacaaagatggcaagATCATAACAAACAATGCATGACAAAGAGACCGCAGGATGGAACACATCgaagagatcctgaatcgaCCTCGTCTACCATCTTTAACTGATATACCACCAGTAACTAAACAACTTCACGTCAATACCAGCCCTCTCACTAAGACAGAagtcatcaaagctatcaaaaaaGCATGCAAAGTGGCAAAGAAGCAGGCCAAGATGGCATGcccccagaagcattaaaggcagacccagaaacaacagcagcaatttTACAGCCtcttctacacaagatctgggaacaagagctagtaccaacagactggaaactagacCACCTGGTCAAGTTTCCGAAGAAAGGTAAAgagacctctctcagtgcaacaattggtgggaaatcatgctgctgtccatccccagtaaagtccTATCAAAGGTTATTCTaaagagactgaagaaggctcTAGAAAAGAGAGTGAGACCAGAACAaacagggtttcgccaggataggtcatacactgaccacattgccaccctctttatcatcattgagcagtatATTGAAAGGCAGTCTTctctctatataacttttgtggactttgagaaggcattcaACAGTGTAGATAGGCaggtcatctggaggctgatgatccccTATGGCATTttacctaagctcataaacattattcagggattgtatgaagactcgtcctgccaggTTATCCACTTTCGTAATAAAGACCGGCTTAAGACATGGTTGCATATTATcgccaacaatcttcctgatggtcacaGACTGGATTATacgcaagacaacccaagacaacaacaccggtatccaatggaccttcaccaaacagctagacgacctggactttgcagatgacattagtctcctatttCATCGGTAACAACATGCACTATGCCCCAactggaactcccaagcattatccttccgcaataagacctgcatcttcaacaccaatgtgaaggcagttctactgtatggttctgaaacctggagagtgacaaaaaccatcagcaacaagctccagacctttaccaaccaatgcctacaccatattctgagaataagatggcctgaaaagatctctaACAGCAGCCTGTTGAAAAGAACCAAGTAGAAttccactagtcaagacatcaaaaagtacaaatggggctggataggacacaccctgcgcaaaccagctgacaccattgccaagaaGGCatttgactggaatcctcaaggaaagaggagagttgggagaccaaagcagacttggaaaagaacagtagagagtgaggcaaaggacatcagaaccacatgggtccAGCTGAAGGGGtttgcccaaaactgggtccactgaagaggtgttgttgcagccttatgctcctcgaggagtaacaagggcTAAACACAAGCACAATTTTGGTAAATATTGCTTTAAACAGCTAGGAGctcaaattttaaaagtgaattttgtgtgtgtgtgtgcgggtgagagaaagaatgtctTTGGAGCAGCAAGAAAGACTTTTTAATGACATGACATATTGTTTGATATTTGAATGGTGCTGTCAAACTGTTCCATATATTTCCTCTAGAGAAAATACTGAAATCTTGTGGAGAACATTGcttcatgcatgtgcacacagaCATAGCACCCCTTTCCCCAACATGTATACCTAAGTACATGCCCAGCTGATTTTTTAACAGCACAATGTTCTTGTTACATTCCAATCACTGTGAAAATACTCCCGTCACAAGCATTTCTATTAAAAGGCAAAACccgaaaaagaaaataaaaatgggaaaagagaATGAGGTTAGAGGTGAACAGATAAATACAGAATGTTGTGATAGCTACTGGTCTATTCTCTCAAACCACATAAGTACAGACAGCAAACAAGGAAAAATGCACCACAGTTAGAATGGCAGCACTAGTACACTTAAGTTTGCTTGAGGTCAGCAACAATGCTCAGTGTCACAGCGGCAGACAACGTTTTCCTGCTTAATAGTGAATAATCAAGCAGATTAATGATCTGGGCATGGAAATCTTTGTGCTGCAATTTTAAAATAGGGAAAAAGAATACTgctctaaaaaataaattagaaaagtGTGTATTCAGTATAATGCCCttcataatatttaataaaatataaaatattaagctGCAAGTTTATGGTACAGATAATAAGCAAAGGTTCAAGTCATGGATGAGACTAGACAAGACAAATGTGAGACAATAATGGATGATATAGCCTACCTTATGAAGCAAACACTGCATTTGAAACATGCTGCCACTAGTGCACCCATACTCCTTCACTATCCTTCACTGATGCAAACAAACTGCAGAAATTGCAGGTGCAGGCACTTAACGTCATCACACGTAAATGGTATAAACAGCCCAAATGATTATCAGACCGCAACTTTCACAGCACGGTTTGGGAAGAATGTTAAGAAATGAAGGTGTCTTACGCTTTAGAATCTTCCCATGTCGTACCAGGGAACAGTACTGACCACTTTGTTAGTGACCCCATCGAGCTATCAAATAATGCACAGACACAATTTTCGGTGCTAAGATGATAATCTAtaagacaaaaaacaaagcaaaacaaatctgGACTGACCTCATCATTTTCATCCATTTTGAAAGCAATCTTTTCAAGTGTGTCGCCAACTCTGTGGAAAAGCCTCAAGACTCCTGCACCGCTCAATGCAGATGTGCTTGTTGCTCGAGGTAGTTCTGCATCTTTTTCCAAGAACTCACGAAAGTCTGGATCATCAAGAAGGACAGGGTGTGCAGCTGTGCGATTCAAGtatctgaaaatacaaaaaacacaaataaagtgatgtttaaaaaagataaaagagaggaaagtaaaaaaaaaaaatcaggcttttttatttaatatctaCCCCACTTTTCTTAAACATCTTCTTACAGTCAATAATCATCAAGCAGGAGCCACACCAACACAAGCAGTCAACATCATCAAACTGATTATCATCTCACTACCGTTCCAAAGCAGCTCTTCTTCGCTCCACAAAGTCAGCAGACCCTGACTCCTCCTTTGACATCTTAATTTTTGTCATACCTGTAAAGAATACAACATGAAAATTTAACTAGTATCTTTTCAAGATTACTATTCTATTTAAACAACCTGCAAAAATTTATCAGTCCAAAATGCAAGCTGTCATGTCTCTATTTAGCATTTTCATTACTGCTCAGAAATGCATAAAGATTGTGCAAAACATTTCAGAGCACCCAACACTCACCTATCACACTTTTCTCTGGGGCAGGGGGGACCACAATGCCCTGGGGAGTGTGTTTCTCTGCTAGCTTGGCATGAAGACCAAGGAAGTCACTGAATCGTCTTGGAACACTCATCTCAGACTTGCGGAAAACTGGGTTAGTAGTCTACACATAGCGAAATGAGCTCAGTTTTGAACATAAAAATTACTACACACTTATAAATGGAGCTGGAGACTAAAAACTTAAGTGGAATGATCTCTCAGGTACTAAAACGAATTAGCACTTATTACTTTAATAGTGACGGAGGGGCTGATGCCTGTATTATGCTAATACCCTTTCCAATATTCAGTAGAACTTCTATAATGAACCCTTGCATCAAcctaatatttaaaatttatatctgAGAAGAAAAGCAGTTCCCCTTGATTTATGTCTCCACATTGTACTAGACTTCTAGAGTTTTCTGTAAAATCCTTGAGTAAATCatactttaataaaattttcttgtaaCTGCAGTGCAAATAAAGCAGTAGAGAGAAAGGTGTATGTTTAGGTAAGCACAAATGTGCTTGCCAAAGGCAACATTTAAGGACAAACAATGAAGGCTCAATGTGTTACCTTGGTTACCACACGGTACACCATATATGCTGACATTCCATCACCCATCTTTTGAGGTTCGGtaactgtaatttttatgtcatactgctcttcatcttcctcatccatcttaaaacaaaaatatattacacaGGCACTTATATTTTAAGGTGTCTCTGTTATAAATTGTGAAGAAATAAAGGTGAACAATCATATAAATGCCTTTTTCTATGCTGTTTGTCGTACATTCTGTGGGAAAGTTAAATTTGTGACTTGTACATACTGCTTGTAAAGagaatttataatttataagtTCTGTTACcaattcacttaaaaaaaaaaatcaatcaagaCTTCAGATTGTTCATTGTGATTTATGTGCCACCAAGTCTGCTGGTATTTTGAGAAGAAGACAATATCTAAGAAGCTAAATGGACTGCATACTTTACACCATTAACTgcatttttcttattgttaaaACATGCCTATTAAAGATTAGAGCTAGATTAGATAGTATATATTTGATCAAGTAAGCTAACTCTTTACCTCATCTTTGGAATTCCTGGCTGTTCCAGAAGCCTTGCTTGACGAGGAGGTTGAACTTTGTGATACTGCAATTTGTGGAGTCTCCTCTGCTTGTTTGGAAACCGAAGCTGTTGTGGAGGAACCAGAGTCAAAAAGACTTGTGTATTCACCAGAACTTTGTCTCCGCTCTTCTGGAGATGATGGTGTATCTTCATCATCAGAATCCAGTTTGATCTCTGCTCCTACATTGACAGCAAGTCAATATCAGCATTTTTTGTCACAAATAAGGCTCTAAGAAAACAACACCCACGTCCTTATCCAATGAGGCTTTAACACAATATGAAGATCTGCTGTAATTATGTATTAGTAATATAGAAGTAATTCAATAGAATACACTCACTCTTCACAATGAAAGTATTAGGTATTAAGCAATCCATGAGAAAACGTAACAGTGTTGGATTTTTTCCAAAAGCAaccattctttttttgttgggaGGGGGGGGGTGGTTCACATGGGAATgtggaaaaaatttaaaaaattttagctGATAGTAGAGGATAGTCTACCTTGCTTTAATACGTGAGCAGGGACCATATTTATCAAGCATGTTTACCTAGCTAGGTTAGCCTACCTTTGCCGGATGTGCATACTTAATGCTACTTGAATATAATGGCTAAAATGCCACACTCAAGGCTACTAGGTAGGCTTGGAAAAAAACAGCTTGTAATTTCTCAGAGGGGGTCCCTTGTTAATATTTACTTAGGACCATTTGGTCAGTGTTGATATATTTGACTATTTTGCTTCCTGCTTGctttttaaagttatttcatttgtttatttcttgctgtattTTTGACTGAACAATGCACAAACAATCTCATCTGTTGGTTAATAAATTTGACCTACTCAGCGGCTCAAGAACTGGTAGTCTGTCTCATCCATCTCACTGAACTAGGTTTATTATTCTGATCCAAATTCTCATCTGTTGGTTAATAAATTTGACCTACTCAGCGGCTCAAGAACTGGTAGTCTGTCTCATCCATCTCACTGAACTAGGTTTATTATTCTGATCCAAATTCACCTCTTGGTGCAAATGGACCAGTTTGTCAGATGTATCTGATGCAAATGTCAACCACAAGGTGATATTCTTGAACAGAAATTGACCACAGAGCATGACAACTACATGGTCCATCAGATGTCACAAATGCCAAGAGAAAAGGCAGAGCCAAACCAGCTGACATTATCATATGGGGGTCACTCAAGACAGTAAAGGAATTTGTGTTGTTCACTAAGGTCAACTCTGACACTATCCACTAATGACACGAAGTTGTGAGATACACCTGGACTAGTGCAAAATCTCAGTCATTTCTCCTCACCTGCAAATGCAAGCTGAAGTGTATATCAGTACCTTAGAGCCAGCAGGGATGGTTTACACTATTGTGAAGCCTCGTTTCACTTTAAGCATGGGAACTAAGTAAGCTGCATTagcatttgtttctgtttgtgaaTACATACACAACCTGGACAGAGCCTTTGTCACCTGCCTGTTCCTTCATAAATGCCTTATGCTGGTTATTCATTCATACGCTTATGTGCAGATCTCAAACATTCTATCATTTGTAACAGTAATCATATTTACAACCATGCTGTGTATTGTCAGTTGATTGCACATGCaagagtgagagacagacaaCCTGTACCTTAGAGGGAAATGAGCAAACATATGAAATGGGTGAATAGGTGCACGAAGCATAGAATCTGAGTATAAGATAAGCCAGCAGATATTGCCCTTATCCCCTCGGACATGATCTGATTCACCCATTATTCCAAGGTTTTGTCACACTCTTTATTCCCCAAACAAATAAGGATTATTTGGGCATTAGCAAAAGtttttgactgtttttttccccctcttaACAGGCTTCATGGCTGTACTGAACAGACTAAAGAGTTAGAAAAATATGCATACCATCATCAAAAATATCTTGTTTAGCCTGTGCTGTGTTATTCCTTGCTGGAATACTGCTTCCACTTACATCTGTGTCAGGAGATGATGGCTTCTGCAAGAAATGCACTACATACAATgtcactgatttaaaaaaaacaacaaaaaaaaacaaaaaccaagcaaTTCTAAGGAAGTCCcacctttatattttaaaaaaatctaattttacTTTTACCTCAAATTATAGTAAAACCTCAGTATTGGAATGTATCTTACAGCAGACAATCATTCTAATAAACGATCTGATAATGGGAACAATATTCTCACTATTGTTATGAGAATAATTACTGATTTGTTCTTATTGCTACATACccatttaataacatttacatATTTGACAACACTTACATATCTGCTGAACAAATTTGTCAGCATAACATAAAAGAAGGTATACAGCAATTACTTTATCATTaactatataataaaaatataagcttCGGTTGTTTGCTGTATTTGCTGTATTTCTTCATGTCCTCAGTTGCAAGTATGGGTAAATCATACATTTATACCTGCTTTAGCATTTAAAAATCTGCTCCTGCATCATGTTTattcaaaattcaaattttaaaatttaatttttggacttttatttcttatagtggGACCTAGTGGTTTCAGCAGGGGTGGAGGGcgttaaatacttttatttcttatagcTGGAATTTATATACCATGGATACTGATTTTGATTTACTTAGTTCTGCAAACAATGCCCATCTTTTAGATAAAGATACAGGAAACAATACCGATCTTGTAAAAAAAGAGCCCTTCAGAGTGGACATTGGCGCCAAGTACCAGTGCATCCTGTCACTGATACTATTCTCACTGGCCATTGATTGGCTAATGCGCCATGTCACTTGGTGCTTTTAGTGATTATAATGATGATTCTGATTAAGTAATTTAACAgtaattaaaagattttttaacagaattatGATAAGCATCTTGTTTACGTTAGTAAGCTGTGCAGTTTTGATAAAGATTACATATAATTAATTTAACGAGCAAGAGAAACTATGATTATTACCAAAAATAACGCTATGTGATAGTGTTCTTGATTATATAGCTTACACCCTTCAGTTAACGGCTTCCATGCTTACACAGAATAATTGGTTTTCTAAGACACGCCTACCTACATGGTCAAGTTAATGCAAGCATAGGGTCGCGATCTCTAATAATTAAGCATTAGCtgaaaaactgtcaaaaagaTGGAACTTTTATCTTGTATAACCTTGATATTCTTTTTGAATACTACACATCCtggaagtaaaaaatatattgctgTTCGTTATGCTTTCTTTGTGACCACATTGACTCTTCACATTAGGTACATCTACGTTCAAAGCTAAAAGAATTAATCAAATTTCTGATGTATCGTTTATAAACATTATCATAAAGCTAACTGACtgtgccaaaaataaaattcttactTCCTTGGCATCAGCAAACAGGTCATCGTCATCTTTTAGTTCGTCGTCTACAAAAGGGGGTGGCTCCACTCCGTCAGCCATTTTCTCTGTATAGCGTATAGTAACGAGTTATCTCCTCTTTTATGTCTCTCCGCAGTAAGAGTCTCTTTCTGGTCTGTAAGTTCAAGGTCAGTGCCTCGCTCTCTATGGAAACGATTTGCGCTTCTTACTTTCTCACCAAATTAAAAGTGACGATACTTTCATATTCAACTTTTGTATATCATAGAATATCATTAATgcaaaaaatatcattaaaaaagGTCATTGCTTTTCTACGCACGAAACGTCATACAGTCAGTTTCATTTCCCTTCACTTGCTgatcattttatattatatatacagaaTAGATTGCCGTGATAAATAGCCCTACCCTATAGTTGCTGTAGTGTACGGCATTaaacacgaacaaacaaacgcatATATATATCCTCTATTCTTTCCTGTCCTTTGAAACTTATCAAAACGTGATGGAGAACGATATTTCGTTGCAACAGGCGAATTTAATATCGATCGGAAGTCCCGCGTGCAATTTTCTCGACATCCCACAcagacttatatatatatagtcttcaACTTTACGCATGTGAACAAACAAATATGAATATAATTAAAAAGGATCTAACTATACGACtctaaagttttattttgctttatgtATCCCTTTAAGTTCGGGTTTGTTGGATCGCTgttgggaaagtgcttccaccttgaggtgatttaaTTTGTGCTACGAGGGGAGAACGATGTGTGGAGGAAACGGAGTACCCGGCGaggagtgtcccgagacgagatctcaACCCCAGGGCTGCTCTCTCTACTAACATGCTACAATAGTGACAAGCAAAAATCACCAGTATAGCAATGGCAACACAAAATGTAACACTGCTACTGATCCTataattgatatcacagaataacaaacatgaacaagatcatttatcaatgatggttggattttgtgatttaaattatattaatcatttccaaatcttcgtcagaactactgtctgtttcagttaacgtgttttcttcatgttcggtatcaaatttgtattgttcagcgacacatctccagatatcctctactacTTTATAAGCTTTCTTTTCAATAGTGCTCCGCCGTTGTCCAAGTCGTCTCCGGTTGTGCTGAACACTTGTTTTGCTGTAATTTGAAGTAGaatctctatcaacatgttcattccagtctaaaacagcaaGACCCACGCGCATGTCACAGTGCCTCGATCGTGTTTGTAATGTGAACACGCTAAGGCAGAAAGATCAGGCAACAttgttaaaactttcaacataaaatgtgtccacGGACAGCGTGCAGTCCTCTGGATGTTTATAAAGGACATGGCCGCGCAGAAAGTCGCTCagaagcttgacagcagcaAGATAAGTTAGCACATATCAGATACGGTATATATTGCGATTGCCTGCATGGTGAGGtttggttacacttgtcatggatgtttttgaagtgtgtaatacatccattCATTCAACAAGTGCATTAGCCTCACAGGGTCACCATGCCAATGCTCAATACACCACTAAACATGACCCCTGACTGCTGCTGTCTTGTCCCTTGAGCTGAGGGCGCAACGTCTTGCCGAGGTTcactttactaccttgcgccaAGGTTTTTCTCTTCCcagcttttatacttttagcaacgtcCCACCCCTCGGTAATGCTTCTAACATCTTTATTTcacactaacttattaattgccacaTTACGGTCGAGAACATCCTTTTGAATGATgacatctgaggcattcatactttcatacatcctctcgcacccACCGCCTGCATGGTGCCGCTGGGTACACACGTCCTTTTTGGCGATGTCCTGAAGATTTAGAACCTTGTTGGTTGGTACTACCAGagtaacatcatcagtgtgatATGAAGTTTTTCGACATGCGTGCCTTGCAtttgtcatcacactgatctcATCAGTCAGAGGAAACTGTTCTGCTCGAAGTGAAATTGCAGATTGACGCTTCAAGATGTCAACGACTGCAGATCCGTGGCAGCCGTTTTctaaaaaatgtatcatttacaaGTCCTCAATTGGCACACTTAGCAAAGTTTTTATCTTGAATGAGGATAATCCCCGATGCACctcaaggtacattctttcacttacagaataactgtcacctaTAGCAGAGACTAGTTACAGAATATAGACGATATTATGTCcgttaggacaaccaaagatgatcagcacatgtccacccatttttgaaatcttcacttgGAACGAAGAGGTGcgcgagactgaatgtgcatgaacatgatCTACAATGTCGTTTAGCTTGTCGTGCTCACCAtcaaacaaacatggaccgtggggccgctattgtagatggtgaatgggctctgtgttacaggtgtgaattgttgcccaTTTGTAAATGTACGAACATTGCACCCAAAcacagatgtattttatgttagtcaccaggggaataaactgaaaatattgaatattatcatcccttatgagtaaagaaagatgtagagaTTTAAAGACagacgaaagcaataaaaatacagttttaaaattcagttgtctctGTGTCATTTCcgttgttcttctttttctcccttatttttatctctattttatggagaatacattcaatagtcggccctaaccctgacagtatatgttcagttggaaaccgtttcacttcagctttctaaacgcCAACAGCAATTAAAGTACATGcctgagaaagacgttttattggtTATTGCCTGTAATCTCCACCCTGTCTCAGAGTAAGGGCAGCCATTAGGGAAAACTGATcgcttgtaaaagtcagcaccatgtactcctaccttccctcgcacgggggAAACCATTGAAAAAAACGCCCACAAGAAGTTCGAACTTAGGGGATCCACCCCTATATACACGCCCATCACTCTATTACTTAGTTGGTGAAATGTGTGACTATAGGGCTACATAAAAGCCGTTTTCTTCTGTCTACAAAATTTTTTATAGTTTACgtatatattttgattttatagaCTACTTGAATAACGGAGTACTGTTCATGTTCGCACTATACACATGTTCCCTCGCTCTATGCATGCTTTatccctttttctttcctgtcgtcTTGGTTGGTTTCTTAATTTCTCcctatgatgattattattattacttgtaaAGCGCCATGCGGCGATTAAATCATCATATCTCCGCGCTCATGTCAAGTCGATCATTGGTTTTAGGTTCTTTTTACGAGATCCATGTTTGCCCCTAGCTATAAATCAGTGGTAAAGTAACAAAAAGCAGTATCTGCAGGTTCTGGACAGTGTTTGGAAACTACAGAGACGCGTATACCAACATTTTATCCTTCATTTTCCCATTTTGCCTACAGGTAACCATCGGGTACCGCGCCCTCACGTACAGCTGGCCCGAGAAAATTCTAGCACTTGGAATTCTAGCCCCCCAACAATTTTTACCTGAAAAGGATAGGGGACGATCAACCATTACCTTTTTACCATGGGTAAAATTATTCTCGCTTCGTGAATATACATCCCTCAAAAatttcttgtttagttattaACAAGGCGCACACGTGTACCCCACTCTCTTCACATCCTCCAATCctacatgtattaaaaaaaacaaaaaaaaaaaaacaaacaactttgcATCACTCCATTATTTATCTCTCTTCAGTCATCGGCATAAGCCTTCACTGAGTAAAGAAGTCAAAGCCTATCCCCCcgatcatcaccaccaccacacacacacacaaaacgaaTTTCTACTATCTTCCATGATTTCAGTAAGACAGTAAGCATTTAGTTGTTAACAGGTTTAATGATTTGTCACGTGCAAGTTGTCTGTGCAGTCATATGTGAAGAAGACGCAACTTCTAGCCACCCTGACCCCCAAACCACACAACAGTGCCAACCACATTATGGATGAATGTGGCGACATGTTTTAAACCCACAACACCAGTCAGTCAGTGTGATAGTAAACATCATCCTGACTTTTGCCCAACAACTAACATGACACAAAACGAAAAACCcaataaaattgttaatataATACAGTGTAACTGATAAGTAATCTGAAATATTTGCAACAGTGGGGATGTGATAATTACATGTTTAACATCAATATGTGACAAATGTTATTTTGACACCCATGCTTGTCTGGTTCTTTcttcccctcacacacacacaatctctcccTTGTTCACTCATTCTTTCATAGTCATTCACCTGCACATATAAACTCTCCAGAATATATACATGCAACATTTGCTCTACAcaaatgcatgtacacacaaactCACTGTACTTAAACAAGAggtatgcaaacattttttcaaacaatgaGAGCTCTTCAAGACATTGGTGGGACAATACCCATCTGTGGAATGCAAAAATGCAGATTTGAGAAAAATTTTCATACGACTGTCCTCTGCACAAATAATCACTTTTTTGCTACTGTCAAAGTAACCTACTCAAACAGCCACAGACATATGCCCGACAAT is part of the Pomacea canaliculata isolate SZHN2017 linkage group LG13, ASM307304v1, whole genome shotgun sequence genome and harbors:
- the LOC112553625 gene encoding sorting nexin-2-like, producing the protein MADGVEPPPFVDDELKDDDDLFADAKEKPSSPDTDVSGSSIPARNNTAQAKQDIFDDGAEIKLDSDDEDTPSSPEERRQSSGEYTSLFDSGSSTTASVSKQAEETPQIAVSQSSTSSSSKASGTARNSKDEMDEEDEEQYDIKITVTEPQKMGDGMSAYMVYRVVTKTTNPVFRKSEMSVPRRFSDFLGLHAKLAEKHTPQGIVVPPAPEKSVIGMTKIKMSKEESGSADFVERRRAALERYLNRTAAHPVLLDDPDFREFLEKDAELPRATSTSALSGAGVLRLFHRVGDTLEKIAFKMDENDEWFEEKQQEIEALDQQLHKLLTSVEALVAHRRELSMATAAFAKSAAMLGNIEEHTTLSRALSQLAETEEKIEAVHRQQVDTDFYVIAELLKDYIALIGAVKEVFHERVKSYRSWKEAETMLAKKREAKTKFELQHKSDKVAQAQGEITEWEGKVDKGQEDFEKLSKTIRREVIRFESHRVTDFKDSVVRYLQALMENQQKLIKYWEAFLPEAKAIA